Within Halobacterium jilantaiense, the genomic segment TCGCGGCCGAACCGCAGCGAGCCTGTCGGCGGGAGCTGGCCGTCCCTGTGGTTGTAGAAGACGAAGGCGGCGGCTCCGCCGTCGACAGCACGCCCGTACTTCTCCATCCGGTGAACGAGCCGACCGCCCGGCGGGCTGTCTGTCGACGCGAGGACGACGGCGTCCGCGACGTCGACGCCCTCGAAGCCGTCTTCGGTCCCGTACCCGACGTCCACCAGGCGGCCGGCCACGTCGCCGGCCGGCGAGTACGGGAGCGCGATACCCTCGAACTCGCGATCGGTCGGCTGCGTGACGCGCAGCGAGCAGCCGCCCCGCGTCCAGACCGGGAGGGCGAACTGGTCGGTGTGGACATCGCGCGCTCCCGCCTCGCGGAGCGCGTCCGCGGTTATCTCGGCTGCACGACGCGCTCCCTCGTGGCCAGCGAGCCGGTGGTCGAGTTCGGTGAGCGCGGTGAGAACTGTCCATGGCGTCTCGTCGGTCCACGCCAATCCGAGGGCGCGCGCTTCCTCAGTCATGCCGTCAGATACGAGGGCGGGACGGTTAATTTCGGGGGCAATCGCCGGCAAACACGCTGCCGTTTGCGAACGTTTAACCGACCGCACGCGAACGCTGAGGCGTATGAGCAGTGTCCCCGAACGGGAAGAGCTGGACGACGAGCACAAGTGGGATTTGGAGTCCATCTACGCCACTGACGAGGAGTGGGAGGAGGGCTTCGAGGCCCTTCAGACGAAACTCGAGGACTTGGAGGCCTACGAGGGCCGACTCACGTCGGACGGCGAGACGCTTCTGGAAGCCCTCGAACTCCGTGACGAAATCTTCCGAGAGGCCGAGAAGGTGTCCTCGTACGCGCGGATGCGCTCGGACGAGGACACCCGCGACCAGGAGTACCAGGCGCTGCGGGCGCGCGGCCAGAGCCTGATGGCGGACGTCTCTTCGGCCACCTCGTTCTTCGACCCCGAGCTCCAGGACTGCACGCGCGAGGAGCTGCAGGCGCTGGTCGAGGAGACGCCCGGCCTCGCGGAGTACGAGCACTACTTCGACGACGTGCTGCGGATGAAACCCCACACGCGCTCCGCGGAGGTCGAGGAGCTGCTGAGCGACCTCGGCGAGGTCTTCGGTGCGCCGAGCGACGCCTACAGCATGCTGACGGACGCCGACCTGGAGTTCCCGACTGTCGAGGACCCCGACGGCGACGAGGTCGAAATCTCGCAGGCGAACTTCACGAAGCTCCTCAAGAACCCGGACCGCGAGTTCCGGCAGACCGTTCACGAGGAGTTCTTCGAGAGCATCAGCGGCGTCCGGAACACCATCGGCTCCACGATGAAGAGCCAGATGAAGCGGGACGTCAAGCTGGCGCAGGCCCGGAACTACGACACCGCCCGGGAGGCCGCCCTCGACGACGGCAACATCCCGACCGAAGTCTACGACACGCTCGTCGAGACGGTCGACGACAACCTCGACAAGGTCCAGCGCCACGCCGACCTCAAGCGGGAGGCGCTCGGCGTCGACGAACTCGAGATGTGGGACCTCTACATGCCCATCGTGGACTCCGAGAGCCCCGAAATCGGCTACGAGGAGGCCCGCGAGCACGTCGTCGAGGCGGTCGCGCCGCTCGGCGAGGACTACCAGCAGCGGGTCGCCGAGGGCCTGGACTCGAACTGGGTGGACGTCTACGAGAACCGCGGGAAGCGCTCGGGCGCGTACAGCGGCGGGACCTACGACACCCAGCCGTTCATCCTGATGAACTACCAGGACGACATCTCCTCGATGTTCACGCTGGCCCACGAGCTCGGCCACAGCCTCCACAGCCAGTACACCAGCGAGGAGCAGCCGTACGTCTACTCGAACTACGAAATCTTCGTGGCCGAGGTCGCCTCGACGGTCAACGAGGCGCTGCTCGTGAACCACCTGCTGGACACGGTCGAGGACGACCACTTCCGCCGCCACATCCTCAACGAGTATCTGGAGCGCTTCCGGTCGACGCTCTACCGCCAGACGCTGTTCGCGGACGTCGAGCAGCGCCTCCACGAGCTCACCCGGGAGGGCGAGGCGCTGACGCCCGACCGCATCGACGAGGTGTACGGCGACCGCAAGCGCGCCTACTACGCGAACGCGAACGTCGACGACCACATCGAGCGCGAGTGGATGCGCATCCCGCACTTCTACTACAACTTCTACGTCTTCCAGTACGCGACCGGTATCTCGGCGGCCGTCGCGCTCGTCGAAGACATCCTCGACGAGGGCCAGCCCGCCGCGGACCGCTACCTCGACTTCCTGCAGCGCGGGTCCAGCGAGTACCCGCTCGAACTGCTCCGGGACGCGGGCGTCGACATGTCCACGAGCGAGCCCATCGAGCGCGCGCTCGGCGTCTACGACGACTACCTCGGCGAAGCCGAGGACCTCGTCTGAGCCGCCAGCCGAGGCGTCGATTCCGGGCGGTAGCGCGGCCGAAGCGTCCGAAAAGCGACCTGCGGTAGGCGTTCAGCCTACCCAAAGGAACTTCTACGCGGGGACCCTAGCGTGGCCAACGAATGTCGCGTAGTCCCTCACTGCCGGACCGGCCGACGCTCGACGTCGACCCCGAGTCGACGCCACAGGAGCGCCTCGACGCCCTCCAGGATCACTACGGGGAGATTCTGGCGGTCCACGAGGAGCTCCGAGAGCAACTCGACGACGTCGAGGCTCGCCGCGAAGAGCTCCGCGAGGAGGTCAACCGCCTCCAGCGCGAGAACGAGACGCTGAAGACCGCATCGCTGTACCTCGCAACCGTCGAGGACCTGCCCGAGGACGGCAGCGCCGTCATCAAGCAGCACGGCAACAACCAGGAAGTGCTGACCGAGCTGTCGCCGCGGCTCGCCGACGACCTCGACGTGGGCGACCGGGTCGCCATCAACGACTCGTTCAGCGTCCAGCGCGTCCTCGACGACGAGACGGACGCCCGGGCGCAGGCGATGGAGGTCGACGAGTCGCCGACCGTCGACTACGCGGACATCGGCGGCCTCGACGAGCAGCTCCGGGAGGTCCGGGAGGCCGTCGAGGACCCGCTCGTGAACCCCGAGAAGTTCGCGGCCGTCGGCGTCGAGCCGCCGAGCGGCGTGCTGCTGCACGGGCC encodes:
- the pepF gene encoding oligoendopeptidase F, with translation MSSVPEREELDDEHKWDLESIYATDEEWEEGFEALQTKLEDLEAYEGRLTSDGETLLEALELRDEIFREAEKVSSYARMRSDEDTRDQEYQALRARGQSLMADVSSATSFFDPELQDCTREELQALVEETPGLAEYEHYFDDVLRMKPHTRSAEVEELLSDLGEVFGAPSDAYSMLTDADLEFPTVEDPDGDEVEISQANFTKLLKNPDREFRQTVHEEFFESISGVRNTIGSTMKSQMKRDVKLAQARNYDTAREAALDDGNIPTEVYDTLVETVDDNLDKVQRHADLKREALGVDELEMWDLYMPIVDSESPEIGYEEAREHVVEAVAPLGEDYQQRVAEGLDSNWVDVYENRGKRSGAYSGGTYDTQPFILMNYQDDISSMFTLAHELGHSLHSQYTSEEQPYVYSNYEIFVAEVASTVNEALLVNHLLDTVEDDHFRRHILNEYLERFRSTLYRQTLFADVEQRLHELTREGEALTPDRIDEVYGDRKRAYYANANVDDHIEREWMRIPHFYYNFYVFQYATGISAAVALVEDILDEGQPAADRYLDFLQRGSSEYPLELLRDAGVDMSTSEPIERALGVYDDYLGEAEDLV